From the genome of Uranotaenia lowii strain MFRU-FL chromosome 1, ASM2978415v1, whole genome shotgun sequence, one region includes:
- the LOC129739817 gene encoding uncharacterized protein LOC129739817 isoform X2, producing the protein MDVPVDAQEVALPPIESFKNCQYHVRVSGTTAMDKRVMSFVDNLWGFEVTGGIDQYEPLTVISVKREGLARRAGIRVNDTITKINDTPADKLTLAQAQELIAESGRTVKIFVSGEVEEDSEDEMTVDFWFKPLSEADRAMLDWEARMRANRNPGKWNGVWPWNDRKKIIYKESNCYKVPSTTEEKRDRELKLRVTEAEYQTHLEKEKAEADRKAEEQRLEEAKQAEAERLIEEEAFFAKIEAEQKRLQEQGAAPAEETDQYIEELMLQEELLAEEEVSTELL; encoded by the exons ATGGATGTTCCGGTGGATGCTCAAGAGGTAGCGCTTCCGCCTATCGAATCGTTCAAGAACTGCCAGTACCATGTGCGTGTTAGCGGAACGACGGCGATGGACAAACGGGTTATGTCCTTTGTGGACAATCTGTGGGGGTTTGAAGTGACCGGAGGAATCGATCAGTACGAACCGTTGACAGTTATTTCGGTTAAACGGGAAGGTTTGGCAAGGCGGGCAGGTATCCGAGTAAACGATACGATCACGAAGATCAACGACACGCCCGCAGACAAACTGACCCTGGCTCAGGCACAAGAGCTGATAGCAGAATCTGGAAGGACCGTGAAAATTTTCGTGAGCGG GGAGGTCGAGGAAGATAGCGAAGATGAGATGACCGTTGATTTTTGGTTCAAACCAT TAAGTGAAGCTGATCGTGCTATGCTGGACTGGGAGGCACGCATGCGAGCTAATCGTAAC CCCGGAAAATGGAATGGCGTCTGGCCGTGGAATGATCGCAAGAAAATTATTTACAA GGAATCGAACTGCTACAAGGTGCCAAGTACAACCGAGGAAAAGCGAGACCGAGAACTCAAGCTACGGGTAACTGAAGCCGAATATCAGACTCATCTGGAGAAGGAAAAGGCCGAAGCTGATCGGAAGGCGGAAGAACAACGTCTGGAGGAAGCCAAGCAAGCGGAAGCAGAACGCCTAATCGAGGAGGAAGCTTTCTTTGCCAAAATCGAAGCTGAACAGAAACGATTACAAGAGCAAGGGGCTGCCCCAGCCGAAGAGACTGACCAGTACATCGAAGAGCTTATGCTCCAGGAAGAGCTGTTAGCTGAAGAGGAGGTAAGCACAGAGCTACTTTGA
- the LOC129739817 gene encoding uncharacterized protein LOC129739817 isoform X1 translates to MDVPVDAQEVALPPIESFKNCQYHVRVSGTTAMDKRVMSFVDNLWGFEVTGGIDQYEPLTVISVKREGLARRAGIRVNDTITKINDTPADKLTLAQAQELIAESGRTVKIFVSGEVEEDSEDEMTVDFWFKPYGFFSSVSEADRAMLDWEARMRANRNPGKWNGVWPWNDRKKIIYKESNCYKVPSTTEEKRDRELKLRVTEAEYQTHLEKEKAEADRKAEEQRLEEAKQAEAERLIEEEAFFAKIEAEQKRLQEQGAAPAEETDQYIEELMLQEELLAEEEVSTELL, encoded by the exons ATGGATGTTCCGGTGGATGCTCAAGAGGTAGCGCTTCCGCCTATCGAATCGTTCAAGAACTGCCAGTACCATGTGCGTGTTAGCGGAACGACGGCGATGGACAAACGGGTTATGTCCTTTGTGGACAATCTGTGGGGGTTTGAAGTGACCGGAGGAATCGATCAGTACGAACCGTTGACAGTTATTTCGGTTAAACGGGAAGGTTTGGCAAGGCGGGCAGGTATCCGAGTAAACGATACGATCACGAAGATCAACGACACGCCCGCAGACAAACTGACCCTGGCTCAGGCACAAGAGCTGATAGCAGAATCTGGAAGGACCGTGAAAATTTTCGTGAGCGG GGAGGTCGAGGAAGATAGCGAAGATGAGATGACCGTTGATTTTTGGTTCAAACCAT ATGGTTTCTTCTCCTCAGTAAGTGAAGCTGATCGTGCTATGCTGGACTGGGAGGCACGCATGCGAGCTAATCGTAAC CCCGGAAAATGGAATGGCGTCTGGCCGTGGAATGATCGCAAGAAAATTATTTACAA GGAATCGAACTGCTACAAGGTGCCAAGTACAACCGAGGAAAAGCGAGACCGAGAACTCAAGCTACGGGTAACTGAAGCCGAATATCAGACTCATCTGGAGAAGGAAAAGGCCGAAGCTGATCGGAAGGCGGAAGAACAACGTCTGGAGGAAGCCAAGCAAGCGGAAGCAGAACGCCTAATCGAGGAGGAAGCTTTCTTTGCCAAAATCGAAGCTGAACAGAAACGATTACAAGAGCAAGGGGCTGCCCCAGCCGAAGAGACTGACCAGTACATCGAAGAGCTTATGCTCCAGGAAGAGCTGTTAGCTGAAGAGGAGGTAAGCACAGAGCTACTTTGA